Proteins encoded together in one Citromicrobium bathyomarinum window:
- the addA gene encoding double-strand break repair helicase AddA, translated as MSDTIHTLLPEQGHAADPGHSVWLSASAGTGKTQVLSARVLRLLLQPGVEPGSILCLTFTKAGAAEMATRVNETLARWVRMEETLLAQHLRAIGAKVDPTTLAHARTLFTRVLDCPGGGLRIDTIHAFAQYLLAAFPEEAGLEPGTVAMDDRTRGLLAREVLTELVANADEADNSALAMLSLRLGPDGVKQWLMACAKARELWEGPQGWQSPMRRQVLAMLGLPSDFSEADLVRECADDRFDCGSLRACLATLQDWNTKSGRDAAEPISAWLAADPDQRLATLACFNGSLLVADGSKPKNLTNLVKRDPTYEGNVAAVQASLDAIRDKFALLALAEYLTPALELGRRFALRWDEAKRVHGLVDFDDQIARAATLLGNSEMAQWIGYKLDRSFDHILVDEAQDTNDSQWAIIDALTQDFFDGLGAAGARLRTIFVVGDYKQAIFGFQGTEPRLFVDKREQYDARINSAIANAEALAHETREAPLVPLAPLARLGLERNFRSSQVILDFVDRAVAHVGTQAMGMPGEEVQHTGEDRPGRVTLWAPIRAEESDDPEAVEEDGAETWLPAPERRMADRIAAQVKQWLEDGHPLTKGGTRRAGPGDIMILVRKRRALAGLIVARLHAAGVPVAGVDRLRLGAPLAVKDLLAALRFAAQPRDDLMLANLLVSPLGGWSQDDLLEHGLRDKSVGLWDHIRRSDAPLCMATADRLRALLARVDYEHPQALLHWLLTGPWDGRRKLVARLGREANDPIDELVGAAFAYCAEHTPSLQGFLNWFDASDEELKREAAGSGDAVRVLTAHGSKGLQAPIVILADATGNPDRGPARAGELATDDGRTVPLPSLPKEAKAGPVVAAEEAKKAREREEHWRLMYVAMTRAEEALYIGGALLPSDKDVPEASWYAQAAALFDSEGGGEGEGVSDPIWGERHDLGTLADIAPPAPDAASRAQRPALPEWATRAPAAEPSPPRPLAPSAAGDDLAPNPPGLATGAEAAQRGTLIHRLLERMPDIAPEDREARGSAWLAAQAGDLSEGARAAMLEQALGVLDHPDFAALFAPGALAEVSLAATVEGQVVTGKLDRLCVAEEEVLVVDYKTTRRAPTSLEQVPTATLRQMSAYAHALAAIYPGRRICAALLYTQTPQLIVLPHAVLAAHKPGLGDKQLSLPGSAFA; from the coding sequence ATGAGCGACACAATCCACACGCTTTTGCCGGAACAGGGCCACGCGGCGGACCCGGGCCATTCCGTGTGGCTTTCCGCCAGCGCGGGCACCGGCAAGACGCAGGTGCTCTCGGCGCGCGTGCTGCGCCTCCTGTTGCAGCCCGGCGTGGAGCCCGGATCGATCCTGTGCCTCACCTTCACCAAGGCGGGCGCGGCGGAGATGGCGACCCGCGTGAACGAGACGCTGGCCCGCTGGGTGCGGATGGAGGAAACCCTGCTGGCCCAGCACCTGCGCGCCATCGGGGCGAAGGTCGATCCGACAACGCTGGCCCATGCCCGCACGCTGTTCACCCGGGTGCTCGATTGCCCCGGCGGCGGGCTGCGCATCGATACGATCCACGCTTTTGCGCAATACCTGCTCGCCGCCTTTCCCGAGGAAGCGGGGCTGGAGCCGGGCACGGTCGCGATGGACGATCGCACGCGCGGCCTGCTCGCGCGCGAGGTGCTGACCGAACTGGTCGCCAACGCGGACGAGGCGGATAACAGCGCGCTGGCGATGCTCTCGCTCAGGCTCGGGCCCGACGGGGTCAAGCAATGGCTGATGGCCTGCGCCAAGGCACGCGAGCTGTGGGAAGGGCCGCAGGGCTGGCAGAGCCCGATGCGCCGGCAGGTGCTCGCGATGCTAGGCCTGCCGAGCGATTTTTCCGAGGCCGACCTGGTGCGCGAATGCGCCGACGACAGGTTCGACTGCGGCTCTCTGCGCGCATGCCTTGCGACCTTGCAGGACTGGAACACAAAGAGCGGGCGCGACGCGGCGGAGCCGATCTCCGCATGGCTCGCTGCCGATCCCGATCAGCGCCTCGCCACGCTTGCCTGTTTCAACGGCAGCCTGCTGGTCGCAGACGGCTCAAAGCCCAAGAACCTGACCAATCTGGTCAAGCGCGACCCGACCTACGAGGGCAATGTCGCGGCGGTTCAGGCCAGCCTCGATGCGATCCGGGATAAATTCGCGCTGCTCGCACTCGCGGAATATCTCACCCCCGCGCTCGAACTGGGGCGGCGCTTTGCCTTGCGGTGGGACGAGGCGAAGCGGGTGCATGGCCTCGTCGATTTCGACGACCAGATCGCACGCGCGGCCACGCTGCTCGGCAATTCGGAGATGGCGCAGTGGATCGGCTACAAGCTCGACCGCAGTTTCGACCACATCCTGGTCGACGAGGCGCAGGATACCAATGACAGCCAGTGGGCGATCATCGACGCGCTGACGCAGGATTTCTTCGATGGGCTGGGTGCGGCGGGGGCGCGGCTGCGCACGATCTTCGTGGTCGGCGATTACAAGCAGGCGATCTTCGGCTTTCAGGGCACCGAACCGCGCCTGTTCGTGGACAAGCGCGAGCAATATGACGCGCGGATCAACAGCGCGATCGCCAATGCCGAGGCGCTCGCGCATGAAACCCGCGAGGCCCCGCTGGTCCCGCTCGCGCCGCTCGCCCGCCTGGGGCTGGAGCGCAATTTCCGATCATCGCAGGTGATCCTCGATTTCGTCGACCGCGCGGTGGCGCATGTCGGCACGCAGGCGATGGGGATGCCGGGCGAAGAGGTGCAGCATACCGGCGAAGATCGTCCCGGGCGGGTGACGCTGTGGGCACCGATCAGGGCCGAGGAAAGCGACGATCCCGAAGCGGTCGAGGAAGACGGTGCGGAAACCTGGCTGCCCGCGCCAGAGCGCCGCATGGCGGACCGGATTGCCGCGCAGGTGAAGCAGTGGCTCGAAGACGGCCACCCGCTGACCAAGGGCGGCACGCGCCGGGCCGGGCCGGGCGATATCATGATCCTCGTGCGCAAGCGCCGCGCGCTCGCCGGGCTGATCGTCGCGCGGCTCCATGCGGCGGGCGTGCCGGTGGCGGGCGTCGATCGGCTGCGGCTGGGCGCTCCGCTGGCGGTGAAGGATCTGCTCGCCGCGCTGCGCTTCGCCGCGCAGCCGAGGGACGACCTGATGCTCGCCAACCTGCTGGTCTCTCCGCTGGGCGGCTGGTCGCAGGACGACCTGCTCGAGCATGGCCTGCGCGACAAGAGCGTCGGCCTGTGGGACCATATCCGTCGCAGCGACGCGCCGCTGTGCATGGCGACGGCCGACCGGCTGCGCGCGCTGCTGGCGCGGGTCGATTACGAGCATCCGCAGGCGTTGCTCCACTGGCTGCTGACCGGTCCGTGGGACGGGCGGCGCAAGCTGGTCGCGCGGCTGGGGCGCGAGGCGAACGATCCGATCGACGAACTGGTCGGCGCGGCGTTCGCCTACTGCGCCGAACACACGCCCAGCCTTCAGGGCTTCCTCAACTGGTTCGATGCTTCGGACGAGGAACTGAAGCGCGAAGCGGCGGGCAGCGGTGATGCCGTGCGCGTGCTGACAGCGCATGGCTCGAAGGGGTTGCAGGCACCGATCGTGATCCTCGCCGATGCGACCGGCAATCCCGATCGCGGCCCTGCGCGCGCGGGCGAGCTGGCGACCGATGACGGGCGCACCGTCCCGCTTCCCTCGCTGCCCAAGGAGGCGAAGGCGGGGCCGGTGGTCGCGGCCGAGGAAGCGAAGAAGGCGCGCGAGCGCGAGGAGCACTGGCGGCTGATGTACGTCGCGATGACCCGCGCCGAGGAAGCGCTCTATATCGGCGGCGCATTGCTGCCGAGCGACAAGGACGTGCCCGAGGCGAGCTGGTATGCGCAGGCCGCTGCGCTGTTCGACAGCGAAGGCGGGGGCGAGGGGGAGGGCGTCTCCGACCCGATCTGGGGCGAGCGGCACGATCTGGGCACGCTGGCCGATATCGCGCCGCCCGCTCCCGATGCAGCGAGCCGAGCACAGCGCCCCGCGCTGCCTGAATGGGCCACCCGCGCTCCCGCCGCCGAGCCGAGCCCGCCGCGACCGCTCGCGCCGTCTGCCGCCGGGGACGACCTCGCGCCGAACCCACCGGGGCTGGCGACCGGGGCCGAGGCGGCGCAGCGCGGTACGCTGATCCACCGCCTGCTCGAACGCATGCCCGATATCGCGCCCGAGGACCGCGAGGCGCGGGGCTCGGCATGGCTCGCCGCGCAGGCCGGCGATCTGTCGGAGGGGGCGCGCGCGGCGATGCTGGAGCAGGCGCTTGGCGTGCTCGACCATCCCGATTTCGCCGCGCTGTTCGCGCCCGGTGCGCTGGCCGAGGTCTCGCTCGCCGCGACGGTTGAGGGGCAGGTGGTCACCGGCAAGCTCGACCGGCTGTGTGTGGCCGAGGAAGAGGTGCTGGTGGTCGATTACAAGACCACTCGCCGCGCGCCCACATCGCTCGAACAGGTGCCCACCGCGACGCTGCGGCAGATGTCCGCCTATGCCCACGCGCTCGCCGCGATCTATCCCGGGCGGCGGATTTGCGCGGCGCTGCTCTATACCCAGACCCCGCAGCTGATCGTGCTTCCGCACGCGGTTCTGGCCGCTCACAAGCCCGGCTTGGGGGACAAGCAGCTAAGTTTGCCCGGCTCCGCCTTTGCGTAA
- a CDS encoding nucleotidyltransferase family protein, which translates to MSSLLASDTAMVMAAGLGKRMRPLTATMPKPMVRVAGKPLIDHTLDRLADAGVARAVVNVHYLADALEAHVTGRANPKVTISDERDALLETGGGMIKAQGLLPDPFFCLNSDNIWLDGPRNAFADLSMLWDAERMDALVLVVPHKRAANFDGPGDFHLDAAGKVSRRQPGRIAPFIYTGIQLVSHRLLRDAPEGKFSTNILWNRAIEEGRLFGLPFTGDWFEVGTPQAIRPTEEALSRG; encoded by the coding sequence ATGAGCAGCCTTCTTGCGTCCGATACCGCGATGGTGATGGCGGCAGGGCTGGGCAAGCGGATGCGTCCGCTGACCGCGACCATGCCCAAGCCGATGGTCCGCGTCGCGGGCAAGCCGCTGATCGACCATACGCTGGACCGGCTGGCCGATGCGGGCGTCGCGCGCGCGGTGGTCAACGTCCATTACCTGGCCGACGCGCTCGAAGCGCATGTGACCGGGCGGGCGAACCCCAAGGTCACCATCTCTGACGAGCGGGACGCACTGCTGGAAACCGGCGGCGGGATGATCAAGGCGCAGGGCCTGCTGCCCGATCCGTTCTTCTGCCTCAACTCGGACAACATCTGGCTCGACGGGCCGCGCAACGCCTTTGCCGACCTGTCGATGCTGTGGGATGCGGAGCGGATGGACGCGCTGGTGCTGGTGGTGCCGCACAAGCGCGCGGCCAATTTCGACGGGCCGGGCGATTTCCATCTCGATGCGGCGGGCAAGGTCTCGCGCCGACAGCCGGGGCGCATCGCGCCCTTCATCTACACCGGCATCCAGCTGGTTTCCCACCGCCTGCTGCGCGATGCGCCCGAGGGCAAGTTCTCGACCAACATCCTGTGGAACCGCGCGATCGAGGAAGGGCGACTGTTCGGCCTGCCGTTCACCGGCGACTGGTTCGAGGTCGGCACGCCGCAGGCGATCCGCCCGACCGAGGAGGCGCTGTCGCGTGGCTGA
- the addB gene encoding double-strand break repair protein AddB, with product MADATRPQVFSIAAHRGFADALVAGLVPRYSEDGLGLARLTLLLPSGRAIRTVSEAFVRHMGDEGGAGLLLPRMVTIGDLSLDEALGPLLDPLGADEIPPAVDPTLRWLRLAALLAEEIGKGAPKGPPLFRQARMIAETMDRLLVEEIAPEDLLGDRVLDVVGSVAGHWQDSLRRFARVQARWLAELQAMGRVDSATRRNQLFAHAAKSWRAEPPATPIVAAGVTSAAPALARLLRVVSELPQGAVILPDLDLALSDEAWDELGRAGQSDDADGERLGRHDAPTHPQYHLKLLLGRMGVNRGEVRQWHRRGLTAANPDRTHAVSALFLPPQASKSWVELPSEKRRLAAVQLLETGNPEEEAQAVALAVRRKLEEPQKRVAVVTPDRSLARRIVHHLRRWDIQADDSAGAPLCDTAAGRALLLLAQVIAERAAPVPLIAFLGHPFVGVAGAEDSGGARADWLDALRRFEDRLRGPRPAPGLAPLRAIAAKADVDAWWGTVADRLAPLMERDEDAPLAELLGTLAQVLEEFCGEAVWGREDGRALGSFVDDLRQQASAAGTMIDPREVHDVLTDAMERVAVRPAYGGHPRVAVYGLLESRMARADLIICAGLNEGTWPGGASPDPLLAPPVLRALGVPGGEFRIGLAAHDLAGALGAPQVLLTRAALDANGPAIPSRFFLRIKALLGDLAKRHEESELPALVDALRDADPAPLYPVPQPCPPAEVRRVTISATALDRLRSDPYQFYANAILRLKERDPLDSEPSPAWQGTLAHAILEEWHKQGGALVDLATKHLGAMDAHPLTRALWEPRLMAALEWIENEVSSDPDRRIVAVEQKGRHLFSGVEITGTADRIDRLADGSYAIVDYKTGGPPSKRMVEEGFALQLGTLGLLVEEGAYADRGIEGVPTRFEYWSLGRDAKSDTGFGYVTTPLKIGNARTGMEPDDFLPETRRYLAEALDTWILGDAPFTARPNPDLKLYATYDQLMRLEEWLGRESEPGATR from the coding sequence GTGGCTGACGCTACGCGACCGCAAGTTTTTTCGATCGCAGCCCATCGCGGGTTTGCCGATGCGCTGGTGGCGGGTCTGGTTCCGCGATATTCCGAAGACGGCCTTGGCCTCGCCCGGCTGACCCTGCTGCTGCCGAGCGGGCGCGCGATCCGCACGGTGAGCGAAGCCTTCGTGCGCCATATGGGCGACGAAGGCGGCGCGGGCCTGCTGCTGCCGCGCATGGTCACCATCGGCGACCTTTCACTCGACGAAGCGCTCGGCCCGCTGCTCGATCCGCTGGGGGCCGACGAGATTCCGCCAGCCGTCGACCCGACCCTCCGCTGGCTGCGGCTCGCCGCGCTGCTGGCGGAGGAGATTGGCAAGGGGGCTCCGAAAGGCCCGCCGCTGTTCCGGCAGGCGCGGATGATTGCCGAGACGATGGACCGCCTGCTGGTCGAAGAAATCGCTCCCGAAGATCTGCTGGGGGACCGGGTGCTCGACGTGGTCGGCTCGGTCGCCGGGCACTGGCAAGACAGCCTGCGGCGCTTTGCAAGGGTGCAGGCGCGCTGGCTCGCCGAGTTGCAGGCGATGGGCCGCGTCGATTCCGCCACACGGCGCAACCAGCTGTTCGCCCATGCCGCGAAAAGCTGGCGCGCCGAGCCGCCCGCCACGCCGATCGTCGCCGCAGGCGTCACCAGCGCCGCGCCCGCGCTCGCGCGGCTGCTGCGGGTGGTGAGCGAGCTGCCGCAGGGCGCGGTGATCCTGCCCGATCTCGACCTCGCGCTGTCAGACGAGGCGTGGGACGAGCTTGGCCGCGCGGGCCAGTCCGACGATGCCGATGGCGAGCGGCTGGGCCGCCATGATGCGCCGACCCATCCGCAATATCATCTCAAGCTGCTGCTGGGCCGGATGGGCGTCAATCGCGGCGAGGTGCGACAATGGCACCGGCGCGGGCTGACTGCCGCGAACCCCGACCGGACCCACGCGGTCAGCGCGCTGTTCCTGCCTCCGCAGGCGAGCAAGAGCTGGGTCGAGCTGCCATCGGAGAAGCGCCGTCTGGCGGCGGTGCAGCTGCTCGAAACGGGCAATCCGGAGGAGGAGGCGCAGGCGGTCGCGCTGGCGGTGCGCCGCAAGCTGGAAGAGCCGCAAAAGCGCGTGGCGGTGGTCACTCCCGATCGCTCGCTCGCCCGGCGGATCGTCCATCACCTGCGCCGGTGGGATATTCAGGCCGACGATTCGGCGGGCGCACCGCTGTGCGATACCGCTGCTGGCCGCGCGCTGCTGCTGCTGGCGCAGGTGATTGCGGAACGGGCCGCGCCGGTGCCGCTGATTGCGTTCCTCGGTCATCCCTTCGTCGGGGTCGCGGGGGCGGAGGATTCCGGTGGCGCGCGGGCCGACTGGCTCGATGCGCTGCGCCGGTTCGAGGACCGGCTGCGCGGCCCGCGTCCGGCACCCGGCCTCGCGCCCTTGCGCGCCATCGCTGCGAAGGCCGATGTCGATGCATGGTGGGGCACGGTTGCGGACAGGCTCGCCCCGCTGATGGAGCGGGACGAGGACGCGCCGCTCGCCGAACTGCTCGGAACGTTGGCGCAGGTGCTGGAAGAATTCTGCGGCGAAGCGGTCTGGGGCCGCGAGGATGGCCGCGCGCTGGGCAGCTTCGTCGACGATCTGCGCCAGCAGGCGAGCGCGGCGGGCACCATGATCGACCCGCGCGAGGTGCATGATGTGCTGACCGATGCGATGGAGCGGGTCGCGGTGCGCCCGGCCTATGGTGGGCACCCGCGCGTGGCGGTCTACGGCCTGCTCGAAAGCCGGATGGCGCGGGCCGACCTGATTATCTGCGCGGGCCTCAACGAAGGCACCTGGCCGGGCGGCGCCTCGCCCGATCCGCTACTCGCCCCGCCGGTGCTGCGCGCTCTGGGCGTGCCCGGCGGCGAGTTCCGCATCGGGCTTGCCGCGCACGATCTGGCGGGTGCGCTGGGCGCGCCGCAGGTCTTGCTCACCCGCGCCGCGCTCGATGCCAACGGGCCTGCGATTCCATCGCGTTTCTTCCTGCGGATCAAGGCCTTGCTGGGCGATCTGGCCAAGCGTCATGAGGAAAGCGAGCTGCCCGCGCTGGTCGACGCCCTGCGCGATGCCGATCCTGCGCCGCTCTATCCGGTGCCGCAGCCGTGCCCGCCTGCCGAAGTGCGTCGGGTGACCATCAGCGCGACCGCGCTCGACCGGCTACGCTCCGATCCCTACCAGTTCTACGCCAATGCGATCCTGCGGCTGAAGGAGCGCGACCCGCTCGACTCAGAACCCAGCCCCGCGTGGCAGGGCACGCTCGCCCACGCGATTCTGGAGGAATGGCACAAGCAGGGCGGGGCGCTGGTCGATCTGGCGACCAAGCATCTGGGCGCGATGGACGCGCACCCGCTGACCCGTGCGCTTTGGGAGCCGCGCCTGATGGCCGCGCTCGAATGGATCGAGAATGAGGTGAGTTCCGATCCCGATCGCCGGATCGTTGCGGTCGAGCAGAAGGGCCGTCACCTGTTCTCTGGCGTCGAGATCACCGGCACCGCCGACCGGATCGACCGGCTGGCCGACGGCAGCTACGCCATCGTCGATTACAAGACCGGCGGCCCGCCATCCAAGCGGATGGTCGAGGAAGGCTTCGCGCTGCAGCTCGGCACGCTGGGCCTGCTGGTGGAGGAGGGCGCCTATGCCGATCGCGGCATCGAAGGCGTGCCAACGCGGTTCGAATACTGGTCCCTCGGGCGCGATGCGAAGTCGGACACGGGATTTGGCTACGTCACCACCCCGCTGAAGATCGGCAATGCCCGCACAGGGATGGAGCCCGACGATTTCCTGCCCGAAACGCGGCGCTACCTTGCCGAAGCGCTCGACACCTGGATCCTCGGCGATGCGCCCTTCACCGCGCGGCCCAATCCCGACCTCAAGCTGTATGCCACCTACGACCAGCTGATGCGGCTGGAGGAATGGCTGGGCCGAGAGAGCGAGCCGGGGGCCACGCGATGA
- the tsaE gene encoding tRNA (adenosine(37)-N6)-threonylcarbamoyltransferase complex ATPase subunit type 1 TsaE has translation MTRTAIDLPDLAAMEALGARIAADMRPGDVIALSGPLGAGKTTLARAILRAAGHAGEVPSPTFTLIEMYEALQPPVAHADFYRLEDPAEVEELGLDDYREGAVLIAEWPERAGGFAHEPACLSIDVSFAGANAQAGRKAIVEGGADWLGRAP, from the coding sequence ATGACGCGAACAGCGATCGACCTGCCCGATCTCGCGGCGATGGAGGCGCTGGGCGCGCGGATCGCCGCCGACATGCGCCCCGGCGACGTGATTGCGCTGTCCGGTCCGCTCGGCGCGGGCAAGACCACGCTCGCCCGTGCGATCCTGCGCGCGGCGGGTCACGCGGGCGAAGTCCCATCGCCGACCTTCACCCTGATCGAAATGTACGAGGCGCTCCAGCCGCCGGTCGCGCACGCGGATTTCTACCGCCTCGAAGACCCTGCCGAGGTCGAGGAACTGGGCCTCGACGATTATCGCGAGGGCGCGGTGCTCATCGCCGAATGGCCCGAACGCGCGGGCGGCTTCGCGCACGAGCCCGCCTGCCTCTCCATCGACGTATCTTTCGCGGGGGCAAATGCGCAAGCTGGTCGCAAGGCGATTGTCGAAGGCGGGGCAGATTGGCTAGGACGCGCGCCATGA
- a CDS encoding phosphotransferase, translated as MTTLPDGIHDFLGAAGWAGAQIAPLTGDASFRRYFRLHHEGKSAMLMHAPPPEEPREFLHVGRWLLDQQIRAPQIYAEDLDNGWVLIEDFGDARMRDWLDENPAAEDEAYSAAIDTLADLHRKPAGPFPPYDEETYLREAQLFTQWYCPALGLEVDSDEFDAAWREVLAPLTANQQPGVTVLRDYHAENIMLLAPDSGAGSQGVIDFQDALVGHPAYDLVSLLQDARRDVTPELEARMLARYRECADCGDEFDADYARLGAQRNTKIVGIFARLNERDGKPRYLALIPRVWEALERDLAHPALAPVAQWFKANIPADLRARNGALEA; from the coding sequence ATGACGACATTGCCTGACGGTATTCACGACTTCCTCGGCGCGGCAGGCTGGGCCGGGGCGCAGATCGCACCGCTGACCGGCGATGCCAGCTTCCGCCGCTATTTCCGGCTCCACCATGAAGGCAAGAGCGCGATGCTGATGCACGCGCCCCCGCCGGAGGAGCCGCGCGAGTTCCTGCATGTCGGGCGCTGGCTGCTCGACCAGCAGATCCGCGCGCCGCAGATCTATGCCGAGGATCTCGACAATGGCTGGGTGCTGATCGAGGATTTCGGCGATGCGCGGATGCGCGACTGGCTGGACGAGAATCCGGCCGCCGAGGACGAGGCCTATTCCGCTGCGATCGACACGCTCGCCGATCTGCACCGCAAGCCCGCCGGGCCTTTCCCGCCCTATGACGAAGAAACCTACCTGCGCGAGGCGCAGCTATTCACGCAGTGGTATTGCCCGGCGCTGGGGCTGGAAGTCGATAGCGATGAGTTCGATGCCGCCTGGCGCGAAGTGCTCGCCCCGCTGACCGCGAACCAGCAGCCCGGCGTGACCGTGCTGCGTGACTATCACGCGGAAAACATCATGCTGCTCGCGCCCGATAGCGGGGCGGGCAGTCAGGGCGTGATCGATTTTCAGGACGCGCTGGTCGGCCACCCGGCCTATGACCTTGTCTCCCTGCTGCAGGATGCGCGCCGCGATGTGACGCCCGAACTGGAGGCGCGGATGCTCGCCCGCTATCGCGAATGTGCCGATTGCGGCGACGAGTTCGATGCCGACTACGCACGGCTCGGCGCGCAGCGGAACACCAAGATCGTCGGCATCTTCGCGCGGCTTAACGAGCGCGACGGCAAGCCGCGCTACCTCGCCCTGATCCCGCGCGTGTGGGAGGCGCTGGAGCGCGATCTGGCGCACCCCGCGCTGGCTCCGGTGGCGCAGTGGTTCAAGGCCAATATCCCGGCCGATCTACGCGCGCGCAACGGAGCTCTTGAGGCATGA